One window of Chloroflexus aggregans DSM 9485 genomic DNA carries:
- a CDS encoding Calx-beta domain-containing protein, with protein sequence MIPPVLKNRQPAWNRLLDRERLQQPQVWLFLASLLLLFLLISCVANLMIDQVAPHMEWFRGDVSNSGRVDYSLWSGGPQLPPLNPEAIASPNETPTTISTPGTEPEPEEEVPPVIVIEVPTATPTPTATPTATPTATPTATPTPTATPTNTPTVLPTATPIRTATPLRTATPIPTATPTPTTIPTVETPSPPPPPPLSPTSPPLGPSATATPTRTATPSPTATSTRTATPVLTATPTRTATPQPTNTPTLRPGESIFFFANANLSVNENAGTITVTVQLGAPAEQTVRVRYETVNGSAVAGSDYITTTGQLTFAIGERQKTFTVPIIADDLYEPAETFTLRLFNPEGGFIGLPGTATVTIIDTSLPPEVSFTGASSTAEEGDGIVAVTVSLSRISAVDARVSYVVTGTADFTDHGLRDGTIVIPAGVRSVRLLVPLIDDPQTELDETIVIRLTAPVDAILGEPNVHTITVQDNDRAGIVLQPTQIDIGEGGPDGTYSIRLSSRPTAPVTITLSGVQVTTNLTTMTFTPATWDIPQTVIVQAIDDQVAEPSPHTGTVFHTSTSTDPFYQGLSLSPLAVRIADNDTANIITLPFSVTVAEGGPETTYQVRLATQPTANVTLTITPSVQVLLNGQTTPAPITLVFTTANWNVVQTVTVRAVDDLVDEGISTVVQIAHVASSTDIFYNGLTANVDVTVIDNDLAGIVLSPSNLTLTEGDSDTYTVRLNSQPIAPVSIQITPEIVAPASPLITGSGQVLLNGQPTLTLTFTPANWNTPQSVTVQVIDDQVDETLDSATTYLVHLRHTASSAGDAIYNALPPVSLPVTIIENDFANLILTPTSLTVAEGGPAVNYTARLATQPLANVTVTITPELVSAVSSLVPSNGQLLLNGQPTLTLTFTPANWNTPQPVSVQAIDDSTVETLTGTYELDLRHDLASAGDPVYNGLTDRLLRVTVQENDVANLILTPTSLTVAEGGPAVNYTARLATRPLANVTVTITPELVSAVSPLVPSSGQLLLNGQPTLTLTFTPANWNTPQPVSVQAIDDAVVETLTGTYELDLRHDLASAGDPVYNGLTDRLLRVTVQENDVADLILTPASLTVAEGGPAVNYTARLATQPLANVTVTITPEIVSAVSPLVTSNGQLLLNGQPTLTLTFTPANWNTPQPVSVQAIDDSTVETLTGTYELDLRHDLASAGDPVYNGLADRLLRVTVQENDVADLILTPASLTVAEGGPAVNYTARLATRPLANVTVTITPELVSAVSPLVPSNGQLLLNGQPTLTLTFTPANWNTPQPVSVQAIDDSTVETLTGTYALDLRHDLASAGDPVYNGLADRLLRVTVQENDVADLILTPASLTVAEGGPAVNYTARLATQPLANVTVTITPEIVSAVSPLVTSNGQLLLNGQPTLTLTFTPANWNTPQPVSVQAIDDSTVETLTGTYALDLRHDLASAGDPVYNGLTDRLLRVTVQENDVANLILTPISLTVAEGGPAVNYTIRLATQPLDNVTVTVDGQGQVTLNGQPTLTLTFTPTNWNTPQTVSVQAIDDLIDETVSGSTYLVSLNHITAGADPVYNGLPATPLSLTIIENDVAAVVLTPASLTVNEGDTVTYNVRLGSQPTANVTVNVDGQGQVTLNGQPTLTLTFTPANWNTDQTVTLTVIDDQIDESPVGSTYVVVLDHAATSTDPVYNALSPAPLTLTISETESAGVTLTPTAFTIAEGGPAATYTVALTSEPTANVTITIDGQGQVTLNGQPTLSLTFTPATWNVPQTVSVQAIDDLIDETPTGTSYDITLLHVVGGGDPIYTALAPVPLTVTILENDTAGVTLTPTAFTIAEGGPAATYTVALTSEPTANVTITIDGQGQVTLNGQPTLSLTFTPATWNVPQTVSVQAIDDLIDETPTGTSYDITLLHVVGGGDPIYTALAPVPLTATILENDTAGVTLTPTALTVAEGGPAETYTIALASEPTANVTITIDGQGQVTLNGQPTLSLTFTPATWNVPQTVSVQAIDDLIDETPTGTSYDITLLHVVGGGDPIYTALAPVPLTATILENDTAGVTLTPTALTVAEGGPAETYTIALASEPTANVTITIDGQGQVTLNGQPTLSLTFTPATWNVPQTVSVQAIDDLIDETPTGTSYDITLLHVVGGGDPIYTALAPVPLTVTILENDTAGLIFTPATLTVVEGSPGNYAITLSSAPADNVTVTINGQGFLLVNGSATTTLTFTPTNWNTPQLVNVLEPNVDQIAQPNRNRIILHATTSPDPNYNGLSGIGLPVTVIDDDIPAIIPSTTTLTLTEGTAGSYTLELGTQPTANVTITIDGQGIVLVNGSPMATLTFTPANWNIPQFVVGYVPDDNIAEATQTVVLSHVVSSTDPFYNGLLAPDVEVIISDNDSPGFLVTTPTAPLTVSENGDSITLQMRLTSQPTAPVQLNITVDDPTEGSVTPSSIVFDNTNWNINAVVLISGVDDTLEDGHQPFTVQFAPAISADPFYNGLAPANLNVINRDNEPVRISINDVLRLEGDSGIANGNFIVRRNRISDRDILVDYASANGTATAGTDYNAIAGTITIPAGTWQVTLPVGIIGDTEPEDDEFFTINLSNPRATMPGQPSNLASDETVVIDDGLGVGTIRDDDPPAVRFAGNEFFVNESNGVATVTVTLSRAEATPVTVAYATVAGGTAQPGDGSATNHDYAPVSGTLTFAPGVTTQTFTIPIWNNSFDEQPFETIQIALTAPTGATFGTPNLATVTIIDTAPTLLTQNPTALQTAGPNYTVYNWNFYGVNNGSTVVRIDVPCGVSGDLAIELLSPSINPTANPVDVIRGSAETATFALYRMPTGWQAGDGYPPTIGTLVTSANYAPNTGDATTWVSLPGIPSSTLCGIYLLVASVPDNDTNGWAVRSGWAGSGAPTVDIDGIVGTGDEIAQGILRQSLRHPPGNPVCTTFFQYVAPGLSSVAFHNFDLEGASRARVRYYPPGSLYDPTGQTGGIVGTASADGQWNNGTATTRGGDVIANPPSGWWRIVTCTTSPVDENHFIQEGQTGVPLYLTPPPTPELSLQAVPATTTVTTGSTTSLTINYVNQASGPTAGAARDLELTINLPAGVTFGAGACSSVPGVCSISGQVMTVNIGLLAAGAGNTFSIPLTAGTTPVGAVPIVVQATAGDQIGNPYLWQNTAIIRIVP encoded by the coding sequence ATGATTCCGCCAGTCCTGAAAAACCGGCAACCCGCGTGGAATCGGCTGCTTGACCGAGAGCGCCTACAACAACCTCAGGTATGGTTGTTCCTCGCGTCGCTGTTGCTACTGTTTCTGCTGATCTCCTGTGTTGCCAACCTGATGATCGATCAGGTTGCGCCACACATGGAGTGGTTTCGCGGTGATGTTAGCAACAGTGGACGGGTTGACTATAGTCTGTGGAGCGGTGGACCGCAATTGCCTCCGCTGAATCCTGAAGCGATCGCTTCTCCTAACGAGACGCCAACTACGATCAGTACCCCCGGTACCGAACCAGAACCTGAGGAAGAAGTACCGCCGGTGATAGTTATCGAGGTGCCCACGGCGACGCCAACCCCAACGGCGACGCCAACCGCAACGCCAACCGCGACCCCAACCGCGACTCCAACCCCAACGGCGACGCCAACCAATACACCGACAGTGTTACCAACGGCAACACCAATACGCACTGCGACCCCGCTTCGTACCGCAACGCCCATTCCGACGGCAACGCCGACTCCAACGACTATTCCTACGGTAGAAACACCGTCGCCACCGCCACCACCGCCGTTATCGCCAACATCACCGCCACTAGGGCCATCTGCTACGGCGACACCGACGCGGACAGCGACACCGTCGCCGACGGCGACTTCTACCCGGACTGCTACGCCGGTCTTAACTGCGACTCCCACCCGGACTGCTACGCCGCAACCGACGAATACGCCAACGCTGCGCCCCGGTGAATCGATCTTTTTCTTCGCCAACGCGAACCTGAGCGTTAATGAAAATGCCGGTACCATAACGGTAACTGTGCAATTAGGCGCACCGGCAGAGCAAACGGTACGGGTGCGCTACGAGACGGTGAATGGTAGTGCCGTAGCCGGTAGTGACTACATAACTACCACCGGTCAACTAACGTTCGCCATCGGTGAGCGACAAAAGACGTTTACCGTCCCGATTATCGCCGACGATCTTTACGAACCGGCGGAAACGTTCACGCTACGCTTATTCAATCCTGAGGGTGGCTTTATTGGCTTGCCGGGTACAGCTACTGTCACCATTATCGACACGAGTTTGCCGCCAGAAGTAAGCTTTACCGGTGCTTCTAGTACTGCTGAGGAGGGGGACGGAATCGTTGCCGTTACAGTTAGTCTGAGTCGTATTTCGGCCGTTGATGCGCGTGTGTCATATGTCGTCACCGGTACGGCAGATTTTACCGATCACGGACTGCGTGATGGGACTATAGTGATACCTGCCGGTGTTCGATCGGTTCGCCTATTAGTTCCGCTTATCGACGATCCCCAAACTGAACTAGACGAAACCATCGTTATTCGCCTTACTGCACCGGTCGATGCAATACTTGGCGAGCCAAATGTGCATACGATCACGGTGCAAGACAACGATCGGGCAGGCATTGTCTTGCAACCGACACAGATCGATATTGGTGAAGGTGGACCCGATGGAACGTATTCTATCCGCTTGAGCAGTCGGCCAACAGCTCCGGTGACCATTACTCTCAGCGGTGTACAGGTGACGACAAACCTGACGACAATGACCTTTACGCCTGCTACTTGGGATATACCACAGACGGTTATCGTACAAGCGATTGATGATCAGGTGGCCGAACCCTCGCCACATACCGGTACAGTGTTCCACACGAGTACCAGTACCGATCCGTTCTATCAAGGTCTGAGTTTGTCTCCACTAGCAGTTCGGATCGCCGATAATGATACTGCCAACATTATTACCTTACCATTCAGTGTAACGGTCGCTGAAGGTGGTCCAGAAACAACGTATCAGGTACGACTGGCAACCCAGCCTACCGCAAACGTTACTCTTACGATCACCCCATCTGTACAGGTACTCCTCAATGGACAAACCACGCCGGCTCCAATCACGTTGGTCTTTACAACGGCAAATTGGAATGTTGTTCAAACCGTTACGGTCCGCGCCGTCGATGATTTAGTCGATGAGGGAATTAGTACGGTCGTGCAGATTGCCCACGTCGCCAGTAGCACCGATATCTTTTACAATGGGCTAACTGCGAATGTGGATGTCACAGTCATCGATAATGATCTGGCCGGTATTGTTCTGTCACCGAGTAACCTGACCCTCACTGAGGGAGATTCCGATACGTATACTGTCCGCCTCAACAGCCAGCCCATCGCACCGGTGTCAATACAGATCACACCGGAAATTGTCGCACCAGCTTCACCACTGATTACCGGTAGCGGACAAGTGTTGCTCAACGGCCAGCCAACCCTCACCTTGACCTTTACGCCGGCCAACTGGAATACACCGCAATCAGTTACTGTGCAGGTGATTGACGATCAGGTTGACGAAACGCTCGATTCTGCAACCACGTATCTCGTCCACCTACGCCATACCGCCAGTAGCGCCGGCGACGCGATTTACAATGCGCTGCCGCCGGTGTCGTTGCCGGTGACGATTATCGAGAATGATTTCGCTAACCTGATCCTCACCCCCACCAGCCTGACGGTGGCCGAGGGTGGCCCGGCGGTGAACTACACCGCGCGCCTTGCCACGCAACCACTTGCCAATGTGACCGTGACCATCACGCCCGAACTGGTGAGTGCGGTCTCGTCGTTGGTGCCCAGCAACGGCCAACTGCTGCTCAACGGCCAGCCGACCCTCACCTTGACCTTTACCCCGGCCAACTGGAACACGCCGCAGCCCGTCAGCGTGCAGGCGATTGACGATAGCACCGTCGAGACCCTCACCGGCACGTATGAGCTAGACCTGCGCCACGACCTCGCCAGCGCCGGCGACCCGGTGTACAACGGGCTGACTGACCGTCTACTCCGCGTCACCGTGCAAGAGAACGATGTCGCCAATCTCATTCTCACCCCCACCAGCCTGACGGTGGCCGAGGGTGGCCCGGCGGTGAACTACACCGCGCGCCTGGCTACGCGACCACTTGCCAATGTAACCGTGACCATCACGCCCGAACTGGTGAGCGCGGTCTCGCCGTTGGTGCCCAGCAGCGGCCAACTCTTGCTCAACGGCCAGCCCACCCTCACCTTGACCTTTACCCCGGCCAACTGGAACACGCCGCAGCCCGTCAGCGTGCAGGCGATTGATGATGCGGTGGTCGAGACCCTCACCGGCACGTATGAGCTAGACCTGCGCCACGACCTCGCCAGCGCTGGCGACCCGGTGTACAACGGGCTGACTGACCGTCTACTCCGCGTCACCGTGCAAGAGAACGATGTCGCGGATCTCATTCTCACCCCCGCCAGCCTGACCGTGGCCGAAGGCGGCCCGGCGGTGAACTACACCGCGCGCCTTGCCACCCAGCCGCTAGCGAACGTCACCGTCACCATCACGCCTGAAATCGTCAGCGCCGTCTCGCCGCTCGTCACCAGCAACGGCCAACTGCTGCTCAACGGCCAGCCGACCCTCACCTTGACCTTTACCCCGGCCAACTGGAACACGCCGCAGCCCGTCAGCGTGCAGGCGATTGACGATAGCACCGTCGAGACCCTCACCGGCACGTATGAGCTAGACCTGCGCCACGACCTCGCCAGCGCCGGCGACCCGGTGTACAACGGGCTGGCCGACCGTCTGCTCCGCGTCACCGTGCAAGAGAACGATGTCGCGGATCTCATTCTCACCCCCGCCAGCCTGACCGTGGCCGAAGGCGGCCCGGCGGTGAACTACACCGCGCGCCTGGCTACGCGACCACTTGCCAATGTAACCGTGACCATCACGCCCGAACTGGTGAGCGCGGTCTCGCCGTTGGTGCCCAGCAACGGCCAACTGCTGCTCAACGGCCAGCCGACCCTCACCTTGACCTTTACCCCGGCCAACTGGAACACGCCGCAGCCCGTCAGCGTGCAGGCGATTGACGATAGCACCGTCGAGACCCTCACCGGCACGTATGCGCTTGACCTGCGCCACGACCTCGCCAGCGCCGGCGACCCGGTGTACAACGGGCTGGCCGACCGTCTGCTCCGCGTCACCGTGCAAGAGAACGATGTCGCGGATCTCATTCTCACCCCCGCCAGCCTGACGGTGGCCGAAGGCGGCCCGGCGGTGAACTACACCGCGCGCCTTGCCACCCAGCCGCTAGCGAACGTCACCGTCACCATCACGCCTGAAATCGTCAGCGCCGTCTCGCCGCTCGTCACCAGCAACGGCCAACTGCTGCTCAACGGCCAGCCGACCCTCACCTTGACCTTTACCCCGGCCAACTGGAACACGCCACAGCCCGTCAGCGTGCAGGCGATTGACGATAGCACCGTCGAGACCCTCACCGGCACGTATGCGCTTGACCTGCGCCACGACCTCGCCAGCGCCGGCGACCCGGTGTACAACGGGCTGACTGACCGTCTACTCCGCGTCACCGTGCAAGAGAACGATGTCGCCAATCTCATTCTCACCCCCATCAGCCTGACGGTGGCCGAGGGTGGCCCGGCGGTGAACTACACTATCCGCCTCGCTACCCAACCGTTGGATAACGTGACTGTAACCGTTGATGGGCAGGGGCAAGTCACCCTCAACGGTCAGCCGACTCTGACCTTGACTTTTACGCCGACCAACTGGAATACGCCGCAGACGGTCAGTGTGCAGGCGATTGATGACCTCATCGACGAGACTGTCAGCGGTTCAACGTATCTGGTTAGCTTAAACCACATCACTGCCGGCGCTGATCCTGTTTATAATGGGTTGCCCGCAACACCACTTTCACTCACGATAATCGAAAATGATGTTGCCGCAGTCGTTCTGACCCCTGCCAGTCTTACCGTTAACGAGGGTGATACTGTCACCTATAATGTACGATTGGGAAGCCAACCGACTGCTAATGTGACGGTTAATGTTGATGGCCAAGGGCAAGTAACCCTCAACGGTCAACCCACCCTGACCCTGACCTTCACGCCCGCCAACTGGAATACTGACCAAACCGTCACTCTAACCGTCATCGATGATCAAATCGATGAATCACCGGTTGGCAGTACGTATGTTGTGGTTCTTGATCACGCTGCTACCTCAACCGATCCGGTGTACAACGCACTCAGTCCGGCACCGCTGACATTAACAATCAGTGAAACGGAGAGCGCCGGCGTGACACTGACCCCGACCGCTTTCACCATTGCCGAAGGTGGCCCGGCGGCGACCTATACCGTCGCCTTGACCAGCGAACCGACTGCCAACGTCACGATAACGATTGACGGCCAAGGGCAAGTCACGCTCAACGGCCAGCCAACCCTGAGCTTGACCTTTACGCCGGCCACCTGGAATGTGCCGCAGACCGTCAGCGTGCAGGCGATTGATGACCTCATCGACGAAACGCCGACCGGTACGAGCTATGACATCACCCTACTCCACGTCGTGGGCGGTGGCGACCCGATCTACACTGCGCTCGCCCCCGTCCCGCTAACCGTCACCATCCTCGAAAACGACACAGCCGGCGTGACACTGACCCCGACCGCTTTCACCATTGCCGAAGGTGGCCCGGCGGCGACCTATACCGTCGCCTTGACCAGCGAACCGACTGCCAACGTCACGATAACGATTGACGGCCAAGGGCAAGTCACGCTCAACGGCCAGCCAACCCTGAGCTTGACCTTTACGCCGGCCACCTGGAATGTGCCGCAGACCGTCAGCGTGCAGGCGATTGATGACCTCATCGACGAAACGCCGACCGGTACGAGCTACGACATCACCCTACTCCACGTCGTGGGCGGTGGCGACCCGATCTACACTGCGCTCGCCCCCGTCCCGCTGACCGCCACCATCCTCGAAAACGACACGGCCGGCGTGACACTGACCCCGACCGCGCTCACGGTGGCCGAAGGCGGGCCGGCTGAAACCTACACCATCGCGCTCGCCAGCGAGCCAACCGCCAACGTCACGATCACGATTGACGGTCAAGGGCAAGTCACGCTCAACGGCCAGCCAACCCTGAGCTTGACCTTTACGCCGGCCACCTGGAATGTGCCGCAGACCGTCAGCGTGCAGGCGATTGATGACCTCATCGACGAAACGCCGACCGGTACGAGCTACGACATCACCCTACTCCACGTCGTGGGCGGTGGCGACCCGATCTACACTGCGCTCGCCCCTGTCCCGCTGACCGCCACCATCCTCGAAAACGACACGGCCGGCGTGACACTGACCCCGACCGCGCTCACGGTGGCCGAAGGCGGGCCGGCTGAAACCTACACCATCGCGCTCGCCAGCGAGCCAACCGCCAACGTCACAATCACGATTGACGGTCAAGGGCAAGTCACGCTCAACGGCCAGCCAACCCTGAGCTTGACCTTTACGCCGGCCACCTGGAATGTGCCGCAGACCGTCAGCGTGCAGGCGATTGATGACCTCATCGACGAAACGCCGACCGGTACGAGCTACGACATCACCCTACTCCACGTCGTGGGCGGTGGCGACCCGATCTACACTGCGCTCGCCCCTGTCCCGCTGACCGTCACCATCCTTGAAAATGATACAGCCGGTTTGATCTTTACTCCGGCTACTCTCACAGTGGTTGAAGGATCACCCGGTAACTATGCAATAACGCTTTCTAGCGCACCCGCGGATAATGTCACCGTCACGATAAATGGTCAGGGCTTCTTGCTCGTCAATGGCAGTGCTACGACGACCCTAACCTTCACACCGACCAACTGGAACACACCACAGCTTGTGAATGTGCTGGAACCGAACGTTGACCAGATCGCCCAGCCCAACCGTAACCGTATCATTCTACACGCTACGACCAGCCCTGATCCGAACTACAACGGCCTTAGCGGCATCGGTTTACCGGTTACCGTGATCGATGATGATATTCCGGCGATCATCCCCAGTACTACTACTTTGACCCTCACCGAAGGCACTGCCGGCAGCTACACGCTCGAACTGGGCACGCAACCAACTGCCAATGTCACGATCACGATCGACGGGCAAGGCATCGTCTTGGTCAACGGTTCACCGATGGCAACCCTGACCTTTACTCCAGCCAACTGGAACATACCGCAATTCGTTGTCGGCTATGTGCCCGACGATAACATTGCTGAAGCGACCCAGACCGTTGTCCTATCACACGTGGTGAGTAGTACCGATCCGTTCTACAACGGACTACTTGCACCTGATGTTGAGGTGATCATTTCTGACAATGACTCGCCCGGCTTTCTCGTCACGACACCAACAGCACCGTTGACCGTATCGGAAAATGGTGACAGCATTACGCTACAAATGCGGCTAACAAGCCAACCGACCGCGCCTGTGCAACTGAATATAACGGTTGATGATCCAACTGAGGGGAGTGTCACACCAAGTAGTATCGTGTTCGACAACACTAATTGGAACATCAACGCGGTGGTTTTGATCAGTGGAGTCGATGACACCCTTGAAGACGGTCATCAACCGTTCACCGTACAATTTGCCCCGGCAATCAGTGCTGACCCGTTTTACAATGGGTTAGCACCTGCCAATCTAAACGTTATAAACCGCGATAATGAACCGGTGCGCATTAGTATTAACGACGTGTTGCGTCTTGAAGGCGATAGTGGGATTGCCAACGGTAACTTTATCGTCCGCCGCAACCGCATCTCCGACCGTGACATCTTGGTCGATTATGCGAGTGCTAACGGTACTGCTACAGCAGGCACCGACTATAACGCTATAGCCGGCACCATCACCATCCCGGCCGGCACATGGCAAGTGACGCTACCGGTAGGAATTATCGGTGACACTGAACCGGAAGATGATGAGTTCTTTACCATCAATTTGAGCAACCCACGCGCAACGATGCCCGGTCAACCGAGCAATCTGGCGAGCGATGAGACCGTTGTGATCGATGATGGTCTCGGCGTTGGCACGATCCGCGACGATGATCCGCCGGCGGTGCGCTTTGCCGGCAACGAGTTCTTCGTCAACGAGAGCAATGGCGTCGCTACGGTCACGGTGACGCTCAGCCGCGCTGAGGCTACGCCCGTCACGGTTGCCTACGCGACGGTGGCGGGTGGTACGGCCCAACCCGGTGATGGCTCGGCTACTAACCACGATTACGCACCGGTGAGTGGTACACTCACTTTTGCGCCCGGGGTAACGACTCAAACCTTCACCATCCCAATTTGGAATAACAGCTTCGACGAGCAGCCCTTCGAGACAATACAAATTGCACTGACTGCCCCGACCGGCGCCACTTTTGGCACACCAAATCTGGCTACTGTGACGATCATTGATACCGCACCAACCTTACTCACCCAGAACCCGACTGCTCTCCAAACAGCCGGCCCGAACTACACGGTGTACAACTGGAACTTCTACGGGGTTAATAACGGTTCAACGGTTGTGCGAATCGATGTTCCATGCGGTGTGAGTGGTGATCTGGCCATCGAGCTGCTCAGCCCGTCGATCAACCCAACAGCCAATCCTGTGGATGTTATTCGCGGCTCGGCTGAGACCGCTACCTTCGCTCTCTACCGAATGCCAACCGGCTGGCAAGCTGGCGATGGCTATCCACCAACAATCGGTACCTTGGTGACGAGTGCCAACTATGCGCCAAATACCGGTGATGCCACCACATGGGTAAGTCTGCCGGGTATACCGAGTTCTACACTATGCGGCATCTACCTGCTGGTTGCCAGTGTGCCCGACAACGATACCAATGGCTGGGCTGTACGCAGCGGCTGGGCCGGTAGTGGTGCGCCAACCGTTGATATAGATGGAATTGTCGGCACCGGTGATGAGATTGCCCAGGGCATTCTCCGACAAAGCCTGCGTCACCCACCGGGCAATCCAGTCTGCACCACGTTCTTCCAGTATGTTGCGCCTGGCCTCAGTAGCGTAGCCTTCCACAACTTCGATCTCGAAGGTGCGAGCCGGGCACGGGTGCGCTATTACCCGCCGGGATCGCTCTACGATCCTACCGGCCAAACCGGTGGTATCGTCGGTACAGCTTCAGCGGACGGGCAATGGAACAACGGCACGGCAACCACCCGTGGCGGCGATGTGATCGCTAATCCGCCGTCGGGTTGGTGGCGGATTGTGACGTGTACCACTAGCCCTGTTGACGAAAACCACTTCATCCAAGAGGGTCAAACCGGTGTTCCTCTCTATTTGACACCACCACCTACACCAGAGCTGTCGCTGCAAGCTGTTCCGGCAACCACCACTGTCACAACCGGCAGTACAACGAGCCTGACAATCAATTACGTCAATCAGGCTAGTGGCCCGACAGCCGGTGCTGCCCGTGATCTTGAATTAACGATCAATCTACCCGCGGGTGTCACGTTTGGTGCTGGTGCATGTAGCAGTGTACCGGGGGTGTGCAGTATCAGCGGTCAGGTGATGACCGTTAACATCGGGCTATTGGCAGCAGGGGCCGGCAATACCTTTAGCATCCCGCTCACGGCGGGGACGACCCCGGTTGGGGCTGTTCCGATTGTGGTTCAAGCCACTGCTGGCGACCAGATTGGCAATCCGTACCTCTGGCAAAACACCGCAATCATACGGATTGTGCCATAA